Below is a genomic region from Candidatus Zixiibacteriota bacterium.
CAACCGCCCGGCGGGCGAGTATGAAGACACCTTGATCTTCTGTCCGTGCGAGATCCCGGAGAAGAACGCCAACGTCCCGGCCTGCGTGGCGGTGATCGTGCACCTGACGGTCACGAGCTCGCCGGCGCTGGTGGCTGAACCAGATACCCTGTACTTTGAGTACCCCGGCCAGGGCGAGTTCGACTCCTGCCGGACCGTTACGCTGACCAGCACCGGCTGCGGCGAGATGTCGTGGTGCTACGAAGGGTTCGGTCCGGGGTCTGACCCGTTCGAAGGCCAAGTCAGCGTCAAGCCGACGTTCGGCATCACGCCGAGCCAGGTCGAAGTCTGCGTCGATCCGTGCGGGCTGGACGAGGGCACGTATGTGGCGACGCTGATCTTCTGCGAGTGTGAGATCAAGCCCCAAGTCGGCTCGTGCGATACCGTGGTTCTGGTCCTTAATGTCATCAATCCGCCCGAGCTGGCGATCGACGACAACTTCTTTGAATTCACCGTGACGGAGGGCGATGATCCGCCGGCGCAGCAGTTGAATGTCATGAACATCGGCGGCGGAGTTCTGGACTGGACCTCGCGGATTGCCCCGTGCGATCCGGCCGACCCGCGCGATTGGCTGCTGATGAGCCCGATGGGCGGCACCGCGCCGACAACGGTCGATCTCGACATCGACTACAGCGGTCTGGTGGCTCCGGATACGCTGTGCGACTCGATCGAGATCAACTCCGAGTGCGCGCTGGGTTCGCCCCAGTACGTCATCGTGCTGCTCTATCTGTTGAAGAAGCCGGTGACCCCGTGCGACTCGATCTGCGGCTGGGTGTATGACGTGGCCGGCAACGTGATCGAAGGCGCGCACGTGCAGGCGTGGAGCGGGTATCCGAGTGGGGTGATTGTCGATGAGACGAACACCGACCCGACCGGACACTACTGCCTCGAAGTCTCCGAGGGTGTGTTCGAAATCCGCGTGACGGCGGAAGGGTTCTGCCCGGCGCTCGACACGGTCGAGTGTGGCAACGCCGAGGCCGTCATTCAACTGACGCCGATTCCGTTTACGCCGCTGCCGAACTGGCCGTTCCGGGCGGACTACTTCTCGCAGGACGCGCGGTTGTATGGTGTACCGCTGATGCCGGGCGACGTGATCGTGGCGACCGACCCGCAAGGTGTGTACTGCGGTGTGGCGATCGTGACGGTTCCCGGCCAGTACCTGATCCACGTGTTGGGCGACGATCCGTCGACGCCGCAGGATGAAGGGGCGGTGTTTGGCGACAAGATCACCTTGTGGCTGAACTGCTACTGCCCGGCGATGGCGCCGCAGACGTGGGCCAACGGCGACTTCGACAACCAGTTTGACGTGGACTTCGACTGCAACCGGCGCACGATCGAGTGCTATCTGTGCGAAGGTTGGAACATGATCTCGTTCAACGTCCTGCCGGACAACAGCGATCTGGAGACGGTGTTGACGTCGCTGGATCCGAACTATGACCGGGTGGCCAGCGGCACGTGCGGGTATGGTCCGCGCACGTGGGACAAGAGCCGTCCGCCGCAGTTGAACGACCTGACGACGATGGGTCCGGATTTCGGGTACGAGATCCACATGCTGGACAAGGACATGTTGGTGTTGACCGGGACGGTGGTTCCGGTGGACAATCCGCTGCCCTTGTGTGCGGGTTGGAATGCGATCCCGTACCTGCCCGAGTATCCGGACACGCTGCCGCAGGCGTTGGCGAGTTTGGCCGGAAACTACCGCTACGTCTTTGGGATGGAGTGTGGGTACGGCGTGCGGTCGTGGGACGCCAACCGTCCGGCGATCCTCAATGACCTGTCGTGCCTGGAGCCGTGCCACGGGTACTGGATCAACATGACCGACAGCGACGTGTTGACATATCCGACCGCGGACTACTACTGTCCGCCGTTGGACGACTTCGTCGTGGCGCCGAAGCGGCCGGTGAACGTGACGACCCGGTTGACGGTGACGACACACTTTGCCGACTTCTGGTCGGTGGCGGACGCGGGCATTCACGAGGGTGACCTGATCACGGTGAAGGCGCCGGGCGGGATCATCGTCGGTGAGTGTCTGGCGGGTGCGAACGGTGCGTTCCTGGTGCACGCGTACGGGGACGATCCGCAGACGTCGTCGGTGGAAGGGGCGCATGACGGTGAGGCGCTGATGTTCGAGGTCAACGGGGCGTCGGCGGGTGTGGCCGATGGCCGGGCGATCTGGAGCGACCGGGCGTCGAACCGCATCACGCTCAGCCTCAGTGGTGCGTCGCCGGTACCGACCGAGTACGCGCTGTTGCAGAACTACCCGAACCCGTTCAACGCCGGGACGGTGATGCCGTTCTCCTTGAAGAACGCCTCGGACTGGACACTGACGGTCTACAACATCGTTGGTCAGTCGGTGCGGAGCTTCAGTGGTCATGACGGTGCCGGGATCGTGCGCGTCTCCTGGGATGGCACGTCGGACAATGGCGCGGCGGTGTCGAGCGGGATCTACTTCTACCGGGTAACGACGCCGGAGTGGTCGGCGTCCAAGAAGATGACGTTGGTGAAGTAAACGCATGCAGACCGGGTCCCGCGCCTGAGACGGCGCGGGACCCACTGAACGAGGTGGTCACATTGAACAAGGCAATGGGGCAAATGATCCGAGGGGCCTTGATTCTGGGGACGGTGCTCCTGAGTGCGCAGGCGACCCTGGCGCAGGTAGCGGGCCGAGTCACCACCGGCGATGGGACCGCCATCAACGGCGCCACGGTCGAAGTCTGGGATGCGTACCCGGGCGGCACAATCCTCAATTCAACGGCCTCCAACAGCGGCAGCGGTGAGTTCGCGTTGCCGGCGGTTGCTGGGGATTTCTTTGATTTGCGGGTGTACAAGTACGGGTATTTTCCGACGGTTGTCCGTGATCTGCCTGATCCGACGACGAATGCACTCGTGATGCTCTTTCCGGTGCCGACGGCGGTGGGTGGAACAACCGTGGCCGATTTCTGGGACGACAACAGCACATTCCTGAGCGCGAGTATTCGCGCCGGAGACGTGATCGAGTCAATCGATCCTCGCAGCATGGCGTGCGGCGTGTCGCAGTACATCCCGGCTCTGGGGAATTACCTGCTTCATGCCAAGGGTGATGACCCGGTCACGCCGGAGACGGATGGGGCCCTGGCAGGGGAAGACCTGACGATCAAAGTGAACGGTCTGGCCGCCTCGACCGATGTGACGCCGAAGTTCCTGCCGGCTCCGCCCAGCTACCAGGTTCGCCTCACGGGTGCGACGGCGGCGCCGGGTGTCACGATGACCGGTGAACTGGAGCGGCCGGGAAAGGCGGGGAACATCGCGATCATCCCGGTCACGGTGACAAACACGGGGGATGTGACTGTGAACGTGACCGTGACGGCGGACCTTGACCAGCCGTGGGCGTTCACGATCGAGCTGGCGCCGACGAAGTCGCTGCCTTTGACGATTGCGCCGGGGGCATCCGAGGACGTGGTCGTGAAGATTGATGTGCCCATCGGCGAGCCGGATCAGGATGTCGAGGTTCGTGTGCACGTGCAGGTGGACGACTACGCACCGGCGAACTCCGGTGTCTGGACCAACCTGAAGGTGCAGGCGATCTCCGATGCCGGCAATGGCGGCAACGGGCTCGTGCCGGATCAGTTTGCGCTGGCGCAGAATTACCCGAACCCGTTCAACCCGGCGACATCGATCTCGTACAGTCTCAAGGTGGATGGGATTGTTCGCCTCGATGTGATCAACCTTCTGGGGCAGAATATCTGCACCCTGGTTGACGGCTATCGTGCCCGCGGGATGCACATGGAAACGTGGGATGGACGTGACCGCAACGGCGCCACGGTGCCGTCGGGGATCTACTTCTACCGTCTGACGCAGAACGCCGAATCGCTGACGCGCAAAATGGTGCTGCTGAAGTAGCAGCGTTCAGAACCTCCTTGGGCAATTGTGAACCCCCCGTCGGTAGCGGGGGGTTCTTGTTTTGGGCTCAGGGAAGATGAGCGGGCGAGAAGACTCCCTCACCCGCTTGGACCTCCGGTCCAAGCGACCTCTCCCCCTCGACGCCGCTCGGGGCAAGCCGGAGGGAGAGGTTAAACTTCCCCTCTCCCCTCTGGGGAGAGGGCAGGGTGAGGGGTCCTGCCGCACATGGGTGAACAGGGGGCTTAGGGGAGTATTGAGAAAGGCGACGTTCAGTACTGAGTCTCAGCGCTCTGCGGGAGGGCGAAGCTCCTGCTGAGCCGCATTTCGTTGCGGGACAAGACGGCTCGGCGGGAGCCTCGCCCTCCCAAAGACCGGGTACCGATTGCGCAATGCCAATCGGTGACTTCTTCAACATTCCCTTAAGCCCTTGTTTGCCGGTGGTGGTCGTAGTCTCGGAGGGTTGTGCATGGTTTTGCGGGTTGGCGGCTCCAATTGGTGTTGAATCAAGGCGCGGATTGCGTAGTTTGTTGTTTACAGCGGATCAGCAAGGGGCTGAGACCCTTGTCTTCGACGACGGAGGTCCGGAGGTCTGCAATCGATTAGCACAGTGTGTAGGTCAGGTGCCCTGTGCACTTGACGAGGCCGCAGGAGCGCGGGGCTCCTGCGCTACGAACTGATGACGAATTGTCTCGTAATGGGTATCATGGCATTGGTACACTGATGTGATTCATGAATGCGACGCAATCCCATCGGGGGCGGACAGTGACGGCGGCCGTCGTCGCTTCTGTCGTCGTGTTCTATGTCATCACCGACCTGCGTTGGGGATATGGTCCTCTGGGGCATTGGGTGGGATCGGCGGATGCGGAGAGGTCGACGGCGGCACCTCTGTACATCACGAGCGTCCCGGACAGCGCGGACGTCTACATCAACAACGACTGGGTGGGCACGACACCGTACCCGTACGAGACGTTCGATCCGGGGATCCTGCGGGTTCGTCTGGAACGCGAAGGGCTGGTGCCGGTGGAGACGGTCCTGATCATACGCGAGGATGCGCCGCCGCCGGTCTTTCCGCCTTTCATATTCTCGATGCATGTGGAGCTGCTGTCCGTCCCTGAGGGCGGGCAGCCGATTGTAGACGGTCGTCCGTTGCGTCCGTATGATGCGGTGAATTTCAATCTTCCCGCGACCGAGACGGTGGCGGTGGCCTTCGAGCTCGACGGCAGGCGCTCGACATCCGCGATCAAGTTGAATCCGGTGAAGGGATTGGTGGGTGGGGACACGGCGCTCTGGCGCTGGCAGAAGCCGGGAACGACAGGCACGGCGGCGCTGGTTGGTCTGTTTGCCCGACGCGTCATCTTCCGGTCGGAGCCATCGGGGGCTGAGCTCTTCTTGGATGGTCAGCCGATGCCGGTCGGTCGAGCAAACGGCGGCGTCGAGATCCCCTATGGCTCGCATGTCGTCAGGTTCGTGCGTGCACCGTTCCGGGATCATCGTACAGAGGTAGTCGTCACAGCGGATGCACCGGACACGTTTGCGGTGGTTCTTCAGCGCGATGTCCTGTTTGCAGCGGTCGACGCGGCGGATTCGTTGGGAGCAAGAC
It encodes:
- a CDS encoding T9SS type A sorting domain-containing protein; its protein translation is MIRGALILGTVLLSAQATLAQVAGRVTTGDGTAINGATVEVWDAYPGGTILNSTASNSGSGEFALPAVAGDFFDLRVYKYGYFPTVVRDLPDPTTNALVMLFPVPTAVGGTTVADFWDDNSTFLSASIRAGDVIESIDPRSMACGVSQYIPALGNYLLHAKGDDPVTPETDGALAGEDLTIKVNGLAASTDVTPKFLPAPPSYQVRLTGATAAPGVTMTGELERPGKAGNIAIIPVTVTNTGDVTVNVTVTADLDQPWAFTIELAPTKSLPLTIAPGASEDVVVKIDVPIGEPDQDVEVRVHVQVDDYAPANSGVWTNLKVQAISDAGNGGNGLVPDQFALAQNYPNPFNPATSISYSLKVDGIVRLDVINLLGQNICTLVDGYRARGMHMETWDGRDRNGATVPSGIYFYRLTQNAESLTRKMVLLK
- a CDS encoding PEGA domain-containing protein; translated protein: MNATQSHRGRTVTAAVVASVVVFYVITDLRWGYGPLGHWVGSADAERSTAAPLYITSVPDSADVYINNDWVGTTPYPYETFDPGILRVRLEREGLVPVETVLIIREDAPPPVFPPFIFSMHVELLSVPEGGQPIVDGRPLRPYDAVNFNLPATETVAVAFELDGRRSTSAIKLNPVKGLVGGDTALWRWQKPGTTGTAALVGLFARRVIFRSEPSGAELFLDGQPMPVGRANGGVEIPYGSHVVRFVRAPFRDHRTEVVVTADAPDTFAVVLQRDVLFAAVDAADSLGARLPARIAWIRSSDGEEIDRAHHLPTPGLVELEGRSYTVKFDCKGYADTTVQLAWDAAELVVGMRSLRPEPGPEVVAAGSDMGWVRFVVSAGRNKPVAGAEVIGVEKHHGNVVRYGPTDAAGLLLVQVPVGDYRWQAEKEGFVGKTNGERVKVAKNPKKITLKLKPR